The sequence below is a genomic window from Myxococcota bacterium.
GCGAGGCGGCGGCGCGGGCCGGGCTGGCGCTCGAGACGCGCGTGCTCGACCTGGAGCAGGAGCCGCTGCCCGAGGGTCCATTCGCGCTGGTGAGCTGCTTCCACTACCTGCAGCGCGACCTGTTCGCGCGCATGAGCGAGCGGCTCGCGCCCGGCGGCGTGCTGGTCTGTGAGATCGCGACGCTGCGCAACCTGGAGCGCCACGCTCACCCGAGCGCGCGCTTCCTGCTAAAGCCCGGCGAGCTTCTCAGCCTGTGCCGCCCGCTCGAGATCGTGACTCACAGCGAAGACTGGCGCGGCGACGCCTTTCTCGCCCGGGTCATCGCGCGCAATCCGGGCTGACTCGAGACGCGCGAGTGTCTTTGGGCGGCCGCTCGAGCAACAGCTTCCAGAGACCTCCGGGTGCGAGCGCGCGGTCGATCTCCTGCGCAGTGAGATACGCGCCCACCACCAAGCTGAGCAGCAGCACCAGCCCCAGGAAGTGGCTCAGATTGGCATTCGCCCAGACCTGCTCGAAGCCTGCGTCCATGCCGCCGTCGTGACGCGACGCCTCGAACACGCGCTCTGCCGTGCCGAGGGCAATGACCACGAGCGCGTAGGCGAGGGTCTTGACCACGATCGCGACGATCCGCCGGGCCCTGCCCACCGCGTAGCGCGCGCCGACCCAGTCGAGCACCGGGACGACCTTGCCCAGCACGAGCGCGGCCACCGCGGCCCGCGTGAAGACGGCGAACCCGATCGAGTATTGCTCGACGAACAGCTTGAACAACACGAACAGCAGCAGGAACGCCGCGAAGAAGAACAACACCTTGGGCACGATCTCGCGAATCAGCTCTCGAGTGACTCTGGCGATCGTGCTCATGGCGAGTCACCCAGCTCCTCGGCCAGGATCGGCAGGGCGAGGTTGGACGCCTGCACGCCCTGCGCCACCCAGAGATTCAGCACCTCCATCATCTCCTCTCGTGGACATGCGCTTTCGAGGTCCGCTCGCGGACATGATCACAGGATCCGGGTCGTTCGGGGAAGGGCGATTGCGCGCGCGCTGCGACGCTCGAGTGGGAGAGCCGGAGTAGAATGACCGCGGTGGCCGAGGCAGTCTCCGAGCGTGTGGCCGACTACCTCGAGCGCGTGAAGGCGCTCGAGCCGGTGGTGCGCGAGCACGCCGCCCGCTCGGAAGCGGAGTCGCGGCTCGCGGCGCCGATCGTCGAGGCGCTCCACCAGTCCGGGCTCTTCCGCATGCTGCTTCCGCGCAGCCTGGGCGGAAGCGAGCTCAGCATTCCCGAGTCACTGCGCGTGTTCGAGGCGATGGCGCGGATCGACGCCTCGACCGCCTGGAACCTCGCGATCTGTGCCGACGCGCCGATCTTCGCCCACTTCACGGAGCGCGAGGCCTTCGAGACCATCTTCCGCGACCCGCGCGCCGTGATGGTCGGAACCTTGAATCCCGCGACCACCCGGGCGGTGGAGTGCGAGGGCGGCTACCGCTTCAGCGGCCGCGGCACGTACCTGAGCGGATCGGCGCAAGCCACCTGGATGACGGCTGCCGGATTGCGCATGCGCGACGGCAAGCCCGTGCTCGTGGACGGCGCGCCGAGCCTGCGCACGGGGATCTTTCCGATCGCGCACGCCAGGTTCGAAGACACCTGGCGGGTCTCGGGCATGAGAGGCACGGGCAGTCACGACTGCACCTTCGAGGACGTGTTCGTGCCCGATGCCTTCACCTACGACTGGGCCAATCCCGAATCGCGCTGGAAGGGCGGCGCGTTCTCGAAGATACCGCTCACGACCCAGCTCGGCGGCGCGCTGGCCTCCGTCGCCGTGGGCGTCGCGCAGCACGCGCTCGACGCACTGACCGAGCTCGCGCGCACCAAGGTGCCGGTCGGCATGCGCTCGAGCTTGCGCGACCGGCCGATCGCCCAGGTCCAGGTTGCCCAGGCCGCGGGTGCGGTCCGCGCGGCGCGCGCCTATCTGTTCGCCACCAACGACGAGCTCTGGCGCCGAGGCGAGGCGGGTGGTGAGTTCGACTTCGAGGTGCGCGCCGCCGCGCGCCTCGCCTCGGTGACTGCGGTCAAGCTGTGCGCGCAGGCCATCGACCTGGTCCACGAGGCTGCGGGCATGACGGCGGTCAGCGCGGGGCACGAGCTCGAGCGCTGCTGGCGGGACCTGCACACGCTCTCGCA
It includes:
- a CDS encoding class I SAM-dependent methyltransferase yields the protein MAAGDRERWDAKHRAGSHDADPPDWLDAFDAVLPRQGRALDVAAGTGRVARAWAARGLESLAVDVSPEGLRRAREAAARAGLALETRVLDLEQEPLPEGPFALVSCFHYLQRDLFARMSERLAPGGVLVCEIATLRNLERHAHPSARFLLKPGELLSLCRPLEIVTHSEDWRGDAFLARVIARNPG
- a CDS encoding acyl-CoA dehydrogenase family protein → MAEAVSERVADYLERVKALEPVVREHAARSEAESRLAAPIVEALHQSGLFRMLLPRSLGGSELSIPESLRVFEAMARIDASTAWNLAICADAPIFAHFTEREAFETIFRDPRAVMVGTLNPATTRAVECEGGYRFSGRGTYLSGSAQATWMTAAGLRMRDGKPVLVDGAPSLRTGIFPIAHARFEDTWRVSGMRGTGSHDCTFEDVFVPDAFTYDWANPESRWKGGAFSKIPLTTQLGGALASVAVGVAQHALDALTELARTKVPVGMRSSLRDRPIAQVQVAQAAGAVRAARAYLFATNDELWRRGEAGGEFDFEVRAAARLASVTAVKLCAQAIDLVHEAAGMTAVSAGHELERCWRDLHTLSQHVILSSSRYEVIGRIMFGLDPASPII